A stretch of Candidatus Nanogingivalaceae bacterium DNA encodes these proteins:
- the tsaB gene encoding tRNA (adenosine(37)-N6)-threonylcarbamoyltransferase complex dimerization subunit type 1 TsaB yields the protein MILFLDTSTGNCRIWLGENSFEKELNRNMSRDILKFLEDSLKNIGKDYKDLEGIGFFAGPGSFTGLRIGASVANTLADGLNIPIVAIKKEDENDDWRQKAFEKLKNNENDKIALPFYGRDANITKPRK from the coding sequence ATGATTTTATTTTTAGATACTTCAACGGGAAATTGCCGAATTTGGCTCGGTGAAAATAGTTTCGAAAAAGAGCTAAATAGAAATATGTCGAGAGATATTCTAAAATTTTTAGAGGATAGTCTCAAAAATATCGGAAAAGACTATAAAGATTTGGAAGGAATTGGCTTTTTTGCTGGGCCGGGGAGCTTTACCGGTTTAAGGATTGGTGCTTCAGTCGCAAATACTCTAGCAGATGGGCTAAACATTCCGATTGTTGCTATAAAAAAAGAAGATGAAAATGATGATTGGCGACAAAAAGCTTTTGAAAAATTAAAAAATAATGAAAACGATAAAATTGCACTACCTTTTTATGGTAGAGATGCAAATATAACGAAACCGAGGAAATAA